The Pseudomonadota bacterium genomic interval GCTGACCGACTTCCTCGCCGAACTGCTGGCGATACAGATCGGCGACCTGCTGACGGTTGAGGTGCTGGAAGGCGGCCGGCCGGTATTCGAGGTGCCGGTTGCCGGGCTGACCAGCGAATACCTTGGCGTTGCGGCGTATATGCAGCGGTCGACGCTGAACCGCCTGTTGCAGGAGGGCAACGCGATCAACGCCGTCTTTCTGGATATCGATGAACTGCACAGCGCCCGCATCTACCGCGTGCTCGACGCCATGCCGCGCGTGGCCGGCCTGGTCGTGCGCGAAAACGCGATCCGCAGTTTTCATAAAACGATGGAGGAGACCATCCTGTTCTTCTCCTTCGTCGCGGCCGTGCTGGGTGGCGCCATCGCCTTCGGGGTGGTCTATAACAGTGCGCGCATCGCGCTGTCGGAACGCGACCGCGAACTGGCCAGTCTGCGGGTGCTCGGTTTCACCCGTGGCGAGGTCGCCTATATCCTGCTCGGCGAACTGACCCTGGCCACCCTGCTGGCCCTGCCGCTCGGCTATCTCTTCGGCCGCGCGCTGTGTGCCTACCTGTCGAGCGCGTTCCGTTCGGATCTGTACCGTGTCCCGCTGGTACTGGAGGCGGACACGTTTGCCTTCGCCGCCAGCGTGGTGCTGGGCTCGGCGCTCGTGTCCGGGCTGCTGCTTTGGCGTAAACTCAACCGTCTGGACCTGATCGGTGTGCTGAAGACACGCGAGTGAACGGGCTGCTGTCATATGGTCTTAGTGACGAGAACAACCGGGTTTATCCTGCTGGCCGTAGCCATCGCCGCTGCGCTGGCGTGGGGTTTCTGGCCTGCGCCGCTGCTGGTCGAGCGTGCGAGCGTGCAGCGGGCGCCGCTGACCGTGACCGTCGAGGAAGAGGGCATGACGCGGGTCAAGGATCGCTTCGTGATGTCTGCGCCGGTGGCAGGCTACCTGCAGCGCATCGGCCTCAAGGTCGGCGACGCGGTGCAACAGGGTCAAACCGTCGCGGTCCTGGAGCCGCTGCGCCCGGACGTGCTCGACGTGCGCAGCCGCGCGCTGGCCGACGCCAAGGTGGCAGCCGCGCGCGCCAGCGTCGACGCTGCCCGGCAGCAGGCTGCCGCGGCGCGTGCCGAGGCCGAGTTCGCGCGCAGTGACCATGCCCGCAAGCAGCAGCTGCAGGCGCAGGCGCTGGTTTCACGCGAGGAACTGGACCAGGCCGAGACCCGCTCGCGCCAGGCCGCGGCGGCGCTGCGTTCCGCGGAATTCGCAGTCGAGGTCGCGCGCTACGAACTCGAGGCGGCGGAGACCGCGCTGCGCTACACGGTCTCCGACACGGCGGCCGATGCGCACGAGGCGGTGGCGATCAAGGCCCCGGTCGACAGCCGGGTGCTCGCAGTCCATCACGAAAGCGAGGGCGTGGTCGCGACCGGTGAGCCGCTCATGGAGATCGGCGATCCGGCGGCCCTGGAGGTGGCGGTAGACGTGCTGTCGGCGGACGCGGTGCGCATCCGCACGGGCACACGGGTGGAGCTCCTGCGCTGGGGCGGCCCGGCGCCGCTGGTTGCCGTGGTCCGTACGGTCGAGCCCACGGGTTTCACCAAGATCTCCGCGCTCGGGGTCGAGGAGCAGCGGGTCTGGGTGATTGCAGATCTGGGTTCCCCGCGCACCGAGTGGGCGCAGCTCGGTGACGGCTACCGGGTCGAGGCGACGTTCCAGCTCTGGCAGGAGCAGGACGTATTGCAGCTCCCGGCCAGCGCGCTGTTCCGGGTCGGCGCGGACTGGTCGGTGTATGTGATAGATCACGGCAGGGCCCGCCTGCGTAAGGTCGATACCGGGCGCAGCAACGGTCTGGCGACCCAGATCCTGGCAGGGCTGGAGGCAGGAGCAGCGGTTATCCTGCATCCCGACGACCGGATCGGGGACGGTGTACGCGTTAAGGCAGAGTAGGAAATGCGGGCTGCCGTGATGCCTGCGCGTGTGGGCGCCGCAGCAGGCGGTCATGGCCAGGGTGTTTCAACATTCGACATTTCGTGAACAGGAGGCTGGCATGTGGTTGACACGCTTGCTGCAAATGACCGCCGGTGCCGTCATGGCAGCCCTGCTGGGCGCCTGCGCCACGACCACGAATGTGGATTATCGTTCGGATTACGATTTCTCGACACTGCATTCGTTCCGGCTCGTGCCGCCGGCTACGCCGGGCAGCAGTGATACCCGCATCAACAGTCCGCTGGTCGAGGCACGGATTGCACACGCCATCCGTGATCACCTGGCGGCGCAGGGATACACCGTCACCGACGGTGACGCGGACGCGAATCTGACCTGGCAGCTGACTACGCACGCCGGACTGGAATCCGCCGATACCGGTTTCTCGGTCGGGATCGGAACCTTCAGCCGGCACTCGATGCTCGGTTTCGGCTACGGCTTTCCCGGTTATGACGTGAACAGCTACGATGAAGGCGTGTTGACCATAGACATGCTGCGCACGGGCGATGACACCCTGCTCTGGCGCGGTTCGGACAGCCGGCGCCTGGCTGACGGCGCCACGCCGGACAGCCTGACCGACATGATCAACGACCTGGTGGACCGGATTCTGCGCAAGTTCCCGCCACACTGATTGGAGTTCGTCCGCGCGCAGAGCGGCAGGCGCAGG includes:
- a CDS encoding HlyD family efflux transporter periplasmic adaptor subunit encodes the protein MTRTTGFILLAVAIAAALAWGFWPAPLLVERASVQRAPLTVTVEEEGMTRVKDRFVMSAPVAGYLQRIGLKVGDAVQQGQTVAVLEPLRPDVLDVRSRALADAKVAAARASVDAARQQAAAARAEAEFARSDHARKQQLQAQALVSREELDQAETRSRQAAAALRSAEFAVEVARYELEAAETALRYTVSDTAADAHEAVAIKAPVDSRVLAVHHESEGVVATGEPLMEIGDPAALEVAVDVLSADAVRIRTGTRVELLRWGGPAPLVAVVRTVEPTGFTKISALGVEEQRVWVIADLGSPRTEWAQLGDGYRVEATFQLWQEQDVLQLPASALFRVGADWSVYVIDHGRARLRKVDTGRSNGLATQILAGLEAGAAVILHPDDRIGDGVRVKAE
- a CDS encoding DUF4136 domain-containing protein gives rise to the protein MWLTRLLQMTAGAVMAALLGACATTTNVDYRSDYDFSTLHSFRLVPPATPGSSDTRINSPLVEARIAHAIRDHLAAQGYTVTDGDADANLTWQLTTHAGLESADTGFSVGIGTFSRHSMLGFGYGFPGYDVNSYDEGVLTIDMLRTGDDTLLWRGSDSRRLADGATPDSLTDMINDLVDRILRKFPPH